The following proteins are encoded in a genomic region of Ornithinibacillus sp. 4-3:
- a CDS encoding acyl-CoA thioesterase, with protein MKKVKTPIEVRYQETDQMGIVYHANYLVWFEIGRTKFIEHLGFKYADMEKSNVVSPVIDAQITYKKAIRYGEKVMIETWLEQYDGIRTEYGYRILNENGELAVSGTTKHVIVNKDTFRPMSLRKAFPDWHAAYSKQLNEE; from the coding sequence TTGAAAAAGGTTAAGACACCTATTGAGGTTAGATATCAGGAAACTGATCAAATGGGTATTGTTTATCACGCAAATTATTTAGTTTGGTTTGAGATAGGTAGGACCAAATTTATCGAACATTTAGGATTTAAATATGCAGATATGGAAAAAAGTAATGTGGTTTCCCCGGTTATTGATGCCCAAATTACATATAAGAAAGCAATTCGTTATGGCGAGAAAGTAATGATTGAAACATGGTTGGAGCAATATGATGGAATTCGCACAGAATATGGCTATCGTATTTTAAATGAAAATGGAGAATTAGCTGTTTCTGGAACAACAAAACATGTGATTGTTAATAAAGATACTTTTCGTCCCATGTCATTAAGAAAAGCATTTCCAGATTGGCATGCGGCGTATTCAAAACAATTAAATGAGGAATAA
- a CDS encoding HesB/YadR/YfhF family protein: MHINVDQKAVQWYKDELINTSPFIRFYPRYGGGGHIPGFAIAVIDDPPETVHVSKEIEQITFYVEEKDAWFFEGLNIDVTWDENLEEPKINIQ, translated from the coding sequence ATGCATATTAACGTTGACCAAAAAGCTGTACAATGGTATAAGGACGAACTAATTAATACTTCACCATTTATCCGATTCTATCCTCGATATGGCGGAGGCGGACATATACCAGGCTTTGCCATTGCGGTAATTGATGATCCACCTGAGACAGTTCATGTTTCCAAGGAAATAGAACAAATCACTTTTTATGTAGAAGAAAAAGATGCTTGGTTTTTTGAAGGTTTAAATATCGACGTTACATGGGATGAAAACTTAGAAGAACCAAAAATTAATATTCAGTAA
- the yidD gene encoding membrane protein insertion efficiency factor YidD: MKYIFIGLIKFYQKVISPLKPPTCRFLPTCSEYGITAFKRFGVIKGGYLTIKRISKCHPFHPGGIDLVPEKEEKKKKR; this comes from the coding sequence ATGAAATATATATTTATTGGACTTATTAAATTTTATCAAAAAGTAATCAGTCCTCTTAAACCACCAACATGTAGATTCTTACCTACCTGCTCAGAATATGGAATAACTGCTTTTAAGCGTTTTGGGGTTATAAAAGGCGGGTATTTAACCATTAAACGAATTAGTAAATGTCATCCATTTCACCCTGGAGGAATCGATTTAGTACCTGAAAAAGAAGAGAAAAAGAAGAAGCGATAA
- the folE2 gene encoding GTP cyclohydrolase FolE2, translating into MDKPMPTRHLPNKTERHHLFGSVSPGPKSKPTEKNKMKDLQNVKKDFLFHIDVVGISNVKHPITVKSSLQPMTQTTIGTFFFSSSIAQSAKGTNMSRFTEQLQLYYEDGCVTDIKTLKKFTKELADRLEQNDAEIKVSFPWFYERKGPQSNLKGMNHADVSIHVQYHKETGYTVKVSLSVLITTLCPCSKEISEYSAHNQRGEVLMEVSLSDTYDEDQYDWKQLLLEAAESNASARIHPVLKRPDEKIVTELAYENPRFVEDMVRLVAADLYETSFITQFEVTCRNEESIHMHDAIASISYNKLEE; encoded by the coding sequence ATGGACAAACCAATGCCAACTAGGCATTTACCAAATAAAACAGAGCGTCATCATTTGTTTGGCTCAGTCTCTCCAGGTCCTAAATCAAAACCGACTGAGAAAAATAAAATGAAGGACTTACAAAATGTTAAAAAGGATTTTCTTTTTCATATAGATGTAGTTGGAATCTCTAATGTAAAACATCCTATTACGGTGAAAAGTAGTTTACAGCCAATGACACAAACAACCATTGGGACTTTCTTCTTCTCATCAAGTATTGCACAATCTGCAAAAGGTACAAATATGAGTCGTTTTACCGAACAATTACAACTCTATTATGAAGACGGCTGTGTAACAGATATCAAAACATTAAAGAAATTCACTAAAGAACTAGCTGATCGACTAGAGCAAAACGATGCCGAAATAAAAGTTTCATTCCCTTGGTTCTATGAAAGAAAAGGACCACAATCAAATTTAAAAGGAATGAATCATGCAGATGTAAGTATTCATGTTCAATATCATAAAGAAACTGGCTACACTGTAAAAGTAAGTTTATCTGTACTTATCACAACGCTTTGCCCTTGTTCAAAAGAAATTAGTGAATATAGTGCTCATAACCAGCGTGGAGAAGTACTCATGGAAGTTAGCCTTTCTGATACTTATGATGAAGATCAATATGATTGGAAGCAATTATTACTAGAGGCGGCTGAAAGTAATGCAAGTGCAAGAATTCACCCTGTACTTAAACGCCCTGATGAAAAAATAGTAACTGAATTAGCCTATGAAAATCCACGATTTGTAGAGGATATGGTTCGTCTAGTTGCTGCTGACTTGTATGAAACATCTTTCATTACACAATTTGAAGTAACCTGTCGAAATGAAGAATCCATTCATATGCATGATGCAATTGCGTCAATTTCTTATAATAAACTGGAAGAATAA
- the plsY gene encoding glycerol-3-phosphate 1-O-acyltransferase PlsY gives MDYIIFGIIAYLIGSIPFALIVGKVGYNIDIREHGSGNLGATNAFRTLGKKAGFIVTLSDILKGTLAIIIPTLIFKADVYPLIIGAFAILGHTYPIFAKFKGGKAVATSSGVFLGISPILFLMMFATFFLSLYLSKYVSLSSIVAGIVAVIVSLFLKDIGLTIALVVVTAFVLYRHAANIKRIWNGTEPKIKWM, from the coding sequence ATGGATTATATTATTTTTGGGATTATTGCTTATCTGATTGGATCAATTCCTTTTGCACTAATTGTTGGGAAAGTTGGTTATAATATAGATATTCGTGAGCATGGAAGCGGAAATCTCGGTGCAACAAATGCTTTTCGTACATTAGGAAAAAAAGCTGGATTTATTGTTACTTTATCCGATATCTTAAAAGGTACATTAGCAATTATTATTCCTACACTTATTTTTAAAGCAGATGTGTATCCATTAATCATTGGTGCATTTGCTATTTTAGGCCATACTTATCCTATTTTTGCTAAATTTAAAGGTGGTAAAGCTGTTGCAACATCAAGTGGAGTATTTTTAGGAATTAGCCCTATTTTATTTTTAATGATGTTTGCTACATTCTTCCTTAGTTTATATTTATCCAAATATGTATCTCTATCCTCTATTGTTGCGGGTATAGTTGCTGTCATTGTATCTTTATTCTTAAAGGATATCGGCTTAACCATTGCATTAGTTGTTGTTACTGCATTTGTATTATATCGACATGCAGCAAATATAAAGCGTATTTGGAATGGTACAGAGCCAAAAATCAAGTGGATGTAA
- a CDS encoding DUF2834 domain-containing protein: MKKLYLILGLIGTVFPYYFLIQFIKDNGLNLGLLIELLFTNTISAFFAVDFLISCVVFLVFMFNESRKYNIKEKWICLLSLFTVGLSLALPLFLFFRHSYIKSKDEI; this comes from the coding sequence GTGAAAAAATTATATTTAATTTTAGGGCTAATTGGTACTGTTTTTCCGTATTATTTTTTAATTCAGTTCATCAAGGATAATGGACTTAATTTGGGTTTATTAATAGAATTATTATTTACTAACACGATATCGGCCTTTTTTGCAGTTGATTTTTTAATCTCATGTGTTGTTTTCTTGGTATTTATGTTCAATGAATCACGAAAGTATAACATTAAGGAAAAATGGATTTGTCTTTTATCTCTGTTTACAGTTGGATTATCTTTAGCACTACCTTTATTTTTGTTTTTTAGACATTCTTATATTAAGAGTAAAGATGAAATATAA
- a CDS encoding CoA-binding protein: MIILVQNPTKEELKGILEDAKTIAVVGLSGNPERTSYQVSAAMQKAGYRIIPVNPTVDEVLGEKSYPSLTDIKGKIDIINVFRRPEHLPQVAKEAAQTDCRIFWAQQGIVNEEAADYLQERDFTVIMDLCIKVAHATLVK; encoded by the coding sequence ATGATTATATTGGTACAGAACCCGACAAAAGAAGAATTGAAAGGCATTTTAGAAGATGCAAAAACAATTGCTGTAGTTGGTTTATCTGGAAATCCTGAACGAACTTCTTACCAAGTATCAGCAGCAATGCAAAAGGCAGGATATCGAATAATACCCGTAAATCCAACAGTGGATGAAGTACTTGGAGAAAAATCATATCCTTCCTTAACAGATATCAAAGGGAAAATTGACATTATCAATGTGTTTCGTAGACCAGAGCATTTGCCACAAGTTGCTAAAGAAGCAGCTCAAACAGATTGTCGTATCTTCTGGGCTCAGCAAGGGATTGTTAATGAAGAAGCGGCGGACTACCTACAAGAAAGAGATTTTACGGTCATTATGGATCTATGTATTAAAGTAGCACATGCTACGTTAGTTAAATAA
- the parE gene encoding DNA topoisomerase IV subunit B, with amino-acid sequence MTYTDDSIQVLEGLDAVRKRPAMYIGSTDVRGLHHLLYEIVDNAVDEALAGFGEKIKVTIYKDNSISVQDSGRGMPTGMHRTGKSTPEVILTVLHSGGKFGQGGYKASGGLHGVGAAVVNALSEWLEVKVQRDGSVYYQRFENGGHPIGTLEKVGETRKTGTFIHFKPDPEIFSVTTFDIEIIAERLRESAFLLKNLEIEIIDERTDYHEVFHYPDGVKSFIQYLNEGKDTVMDVVAFEGNQNGFELDFAFQFNDGYAENMLSFVNHVRTKDGGTHEIGARSAITRAVNEYARKQSLLKDKDKNLEGTDIREGLTAIVSIRVPEEHLQFEGQTKGRLGTQEARSIVDGIVSEHLQFFLTENPDIAGMLIKKAIQAKEAREAARKAREDARSGKKKRKKETILSGKLTPAQSKNPDRNELYLVEGDSAGGSAKQGRNRTFQAILPLRGKVINTEKAKLEDVMKNEEISTIIHTIGAGVGGDFNLEDVQYDKIIIMTDADTDGAHIQVLLLTFFYRYMRPLLNAGKVYIALPPLFKISKGKGKKEEVVYAWDESELQQATKKFKSNYVIQRYKGLGEMNADQLWETTMDPETRTLIRVTIDDLARAERRVTTLMGDKVLPRREWIESNVSFGLDEDENILENEKIQYE; translated from the coding sequence ATGACATATACTGATGATTCCATACAAGTATTAGAAGGATTAGATGCTGTACGTAAACGCCCAGCAATGTATATTGGAAGTACTGACGTTCGCGGACTGCATCATTTATTATATGAGATTGTAGATAATGCGGTGGATGAAGCATTAGCTGGCTTTGGTGAAAAGATTAAAGTTACTATTTATAAAGATAATAGTATTTCTGTTCAGGATAGTGGAAGAGGGATGCCTACAGGAATGCACCGTACTGGAAAATCAACACCAGAGGTTATCTTAACAGTTCTACATTCAGGTGGAAAGTTTGGTCAAGGTGGTTATAAGGCAAGTGGTGGTCTACATGGAGTAGGTGCTGCTGTTGTTAATGCTCTATCTGAGTGGTTAGAAGTAAAGGTTCAACGTGATGGTTCTGTATATTACCAGCGTTTTGAGAATGGTGGACATCCAATTGGCACGTTAGAAAAAGTTGGTGAGACGAGAAAAACCGGTACGTTTATTCATTTTAAACCAGATCCAGAGATTTTTTCTGTAACGACATTTGATATCGAAATCATTGCTGAGCGCCTAAGAGAATCAGCATTTTTATTAAAAAATCTAGAAATTGAAATTATAGATGAACGCACAGACTATCACGAAGTTTTTCATTATCCTGATGGGGTAAAATCATTTATTCAATACTTAAATGAAGGTAAAGACACCGTAATGGATGTTGTGGCTTTTGAAGGAAATCAAAATGGATTTGAGTTAGATTTTGCTTTCCAATTTAATGATGGGTATGCAGAGAATATGCTTTCCTTTGTAAACCATGTACGTACAAAAGACGGTGGAACGCATGAAATAGGTGCACGTTCTGCCATTACAAGAGCAGTTAATGAATACGCTCGCAAGCAAAGTTTATTAAAAGATAAAGATAAAAATCTAGAAGGAACAGATATTCGTGAAGGGTTAACAGCTATTGTATCTATACGCGTACCTGAAGAACATTTACAGTTTGAGGGACAAACTAAAGGTAGGCTTGGTACACAGGAAGCACGTTCTATTGTTGACGGGATCGTATCAGAGCATTTGCAATTTTTCTTAACAGAAAATCCAGATATTGCAGGAATGTTAATTAAAAAAGCAATTCAAGCAAAAGAAGCTCGTGAAGCGGCACGAAAAGCCCGTGAAGATGCACGTTCAGGAAAGAAGAAACGTAAAAAGGAAACCATTTTAAGCGGGAAATTAACACCAGCACAATCGAAGAACCCTGATAGAAATGAATTGTACTTAGTAGAGGGAGATTCAGCAGGTGGTTCAGCTAAACAAGGAAGAAACCGCACTTTCCAGGCTATCTTACCATTAAGAGGTAAAGTAATTAATACCGAAAAAGCGAAGTTAGAGGATGTCATGAAGAATGAAGAAATTTCTACAATCATCCACACAATTGGTGCTGGTGTAGGTGGAGATTTTAATTTAGAAGATGTACAATACGATAAAATCATTATTATGACAGATGCGGATACAGATGGTGCGCATATCCAAGTACTTTTACTTACATTCTTCTACCGCTATATGCGTCCATTATTAAACGCTGGTAAAGTATATATTGCCTTACCTCCATTATTTAAGATTTCAAAGGGGAAAGGTAAGAAAGAGGAAGTTGTTTACGCTTGGGATGAGTCTGAGCTCCAACAAGCAACTAAAAAATTTAAGTCTAACTATGTAATTCAGCGTTATAAAGGTTTAGGGGAAATGAATGCAGACCAATTATGGGAAACAACGATGGATCCTGAAACCCGTACATTGATACGTGTTACCATTGATGATTTAGCAAGAGCAGAACGTAGAGTAACCACGTTAATGGGCGATAAAGTATTACCAAGACGTGAATGGATTGAAAGCAATGTAAGCTTTGGATTAGATGAAGACGAAAATATTTTAGAAAATGAGAAAATCCAGTATGAATAA
- the parC gene encoding DNA topoisomerase IV subunit A, which translates to MVKQENFLDLPLEEVIGDRFGRYSKYIIQDRALPDVRDGLKPVQRRILFAMHEDRNTHENPYRKAAKTVGTVIGNYHPHGDTSVYDAMVRLSQDWKVRNELIEMHGNNGSIDGDPPAAMRYTEARLSSISSELLKDIDKQTVDFIPNFDDTHFEPVVFPAKFPNLLVNGSTGISAGYATDIPPHNLGEVIDAVIKRIDNPNVSIDELMTVMQGPDFPTGGIIQGVEGIKQAYETGKGRIIVRAKASIQKAKGNREQIVVDEIPYDVNKANLVRKIDELSIERKVEGIAEVRDETDRTGLRIVIELKKDANSEGVLNYLYKNTDLQVSFNFNMVAIQDKTPRLLSLPAILDAYIVHQKEVVTRQTQFDLKKAKDRAHIVEGLMKAISILDELIATIRSSKNKQDAKNNIIEAYDFTEKQAEAIVMLQLYRLTNTDITALEKEAAELIQEIGKYESILASEKKLFQSIKKDLLSLKKKYMTERRTIIEEKISELNINIEVMIPSEEVLVSVTKEGYIKRTSLRSYGASNGEDFTIKDRDYLVGLIELNTTDTMLLFTDKGRYIPIPVHELPDIRWKDLGEHVSNLSAIDNNEKIVKAIPIRAFSEEEYLIFFTKKGMVKRTVLKEYDSKRYARPLVAVNLKADDEVVNVCQSDGNAQIFIASNRGYGLWYDESEVSSVGLRAQGVIAIQLKDEEYVVNGHVFYSDDHPSIVLVTQRGACKRMSFSEFQKSSRAKRGQVMLRELKGKPHRIRGFYTINENDTVQFRTETNKISSVFPLELALSERLSNGSFIIDSDQDGEVVEVWKEVNYLKAFDEE; encoded by the coding sequence TTGGTGAAGCAGGAGAATTTTTTAGACCTTCCATTAGAAGAAGTAATTGGTGATCGTTTTGGAAGATATAGTAAATATATTATTCAGGACCGAGCTTTACCAGATGTACGAGATGGGTTAAAGCCAGTTCAACGTCGAATATTGTTTGCGATGCATGAGGATAGAAATACACATGAGAATCCGTACCGTAAAGCAGCAAAAACTGTCGGAACAGTAATTGGTAACTATCACCCACACGGAGATACATCTGTATATGATGCAATGGTTCGATTAAGTCAAGATTGGAAGGTTCGTAACGAGCTTATTGAAATGCATGGAAATAACGGGAGTATTGATGGAGATCCTCCTGCGGCAATGCGATACACAGAAGCGCGTTTATCAAGTATTTCATCCGAATTATTAAAGGATATTGATAAACAAACAGTTGATTTTATTCCAAACTTTGATGATACACACTTCGAGCCTGTTGTATTCCCAGCGAAGTTCCCGAATTTATTAGTAAATGGTTCGACCGGAATATCTGCTGGTTATGCGACAGATATTCCACCGCATAATTTGGGCGAAGTCATTGATGCAGTTATTAAAAGAATCGATAATCCAAATGTATCTATTGATGAATTAATGACAGTTATGCAAGGGCCTGATTTTCCAACAGGTGGTATTATCCAGGGAGTAGAAGGAATAAAGCAAGCTTATGAAACTGGTAAAGGGCGAATTATTGTCCGTGCTAAAGCTAGTATTCAAAAAGCAAAAGGTAATCGGGAGCAGATTGTCGTTGACGAGATTCCATATGATGTGAATAAGGCAAACCTTGTACGAAAAATCGATGAATTAAGTATTGAACGAAAAGTAGAAGGTATTGCAGAAGTAAGAGATGAGACAGATAGAACTGGGTTACGAATCGTTATTGAATTAAAGAAGGATGCCAATAGTGAAGGTGTTCTAAACTATTTATATAAAAATACAGATCTACAAGTATCCTTTAATTTTAATATGGTAGCAATTCAAGATAAAACACCAAGACTACTTTCTCTACCAGCTATCCTAGATGCCTATATTGTCCATCAGAAGGAAGTTGTAACAAGACAAACTCAATTTGATTTGAAAAAAGCAAAGGATCGTGCTCATATTGTAGAAGGATTGATGAAAGCAATCTCTATTTTAGATGAGTTAATTGCAACGATTCGTTCATCGAAAAACAAACAAGATGCAAAAAATAATATTATTGAAGCATATGATTTTACGGAAAAACAAGCAGAAGCTATTGTGATGTTGCAGTTATATCGTTTAACAAATACAGATATTACAGCATTAGAGAAGGAAGCTGCTGAGTTAATCCAAGAAATTGGAAAATATGAATCAATTTTAGCGAGTGAGAAAAAGCTATTTCAATCGATTAAAAAAGATCTTCTGTCGTTGAAGAAAAAATATATGACAGAACGCAGAACAATTATTGAAGAGAAGATTTCTGAGCTTAATATTAATATTGAAGTAATGATTCCTAGTGAAGAGGTACTTGTTTCCGTAACGAAAGAGGGCTATATTAAGCGTACTAGTCTTCGCTCCTATGGTGCATCCAATGGCGAAGATTTTACTATTAAGGATAGAGACTATCTCGTTGGCTTAATTGAGCTAAATACGACAGATACGATGTTGTTATTTACTGATAAAGGTAGATATATCCCGATTCCTGTACATGAATTACCTGATATTCGCTGGAAGGATCTTGGGGAACATGTTTCTAATCTGTCTGCGATTGATAATAATGAAAAAATAGTTAAGGCAATTCCAATTCGTGCATTTAGTGAAGAGGAATACTTGATTTTCTTTACGAAAAAGGGAATGGTAAAACGAACAGTATTAAAAGAATATGACTCAAAACGTTATGCGCGTCCATTAGTTGCAGTAAATCTAAAAGCAGATGATGAAGTTGTCAATGTATGTCAATCAGATGGGAATGCACAAATATTCATCGCTTCTAATCGAGGCTACGGACTGTGGTATGATGAATCAGAAGTTTCAAGTGTAGGACTACGTGCACAGGGAGTTATTGCCATTCAGTTAAAGGATGAGGAATATGTAGTGAACGGTCATGTATTCTATTCAGATGATCATCCATCCATTGTACTTGTTACTCAACGTGGAGCATGTAAACGCATGAGCTTCTCTGAATTCCAAAAATCATCGAGAGCAAAACGGGGTCAAGTTATGCTGAGAGAATTAAAAGGAAAACCACACCGAATTCGTGGTTTCTATACAATTAATGAGAATGATACGGTTCAATTTAGAACAGAAACAAATAAAATATCAAGTGTTTTCCCACTTGAATTGGCATTAAGTGAAAGATTAAGTAATGGATCCTTTATTATTGATTCCGATCAAGATGGGGAAGTTGTCGAAGTTTGGAAAGAAGTTAATTATTTAAAGGCATTTGATGAAGAATAA
- a CDS encoding dihydrofolate reductase family protein — MRKIVLSMVVSLDGFVAGENGDCSWHVMDQEMHDYMDDFLDTVDTLLYGRVAYDMMLQYWPVAEFDDSNTEKTRSFAKKMNQKEKIVFSRTLEKESWNARVVKEDVALEMEYLKSKPGKDLVLFAGANIAQFFIEQNLIDEYRLIVNPILLGKGQRLFNNFQQKLNLVETKTFQCGNILLVYR, encoded by the coding sequence ATGAGGAAAATTGTTTTATCGATGGTGGTATCATTAGATGGTTTTGTAGCCGGTGAAAATGGAGATTGCTCATGGCATGTAATGGATCAGGAGATGCATGATTATATGGATGATTTCTTAGATACTGTAGATACGCTACTTTATGGGCGAGTTGCCTATGATATGATGCTTCAGTATTGGCCAGTGGCTGAATTCGATGATTCAAATACAGAGAAAACCCGTTCTTTTGCTAAAAAAATGAATCAAAAAGAAAAAATTGTGTTCTCACGTACATTGGAAAAAGAATCATGGAATGCAAGAGTTGTAAAAGAAGATGTGGCTTTAGAAATGGAGTATCTAAAATCTAAGCCTGGAAAAGATTTGGTTTTATTTGCAGGTGCTAATATTGCTCAGTTTTTTATTGAACAGAATCTCATTGACGAGTATCGATTAATCGTTAATCCAATTTTACTTGGAAAAGGACAGAGATTATTCAATAATTTCCAACAAAAGCTCAACTTAGTAGAGACAAAAACATTCCAGTGTGGAAATATACTTTTAGTCTACAGATAA
- a CDS encoding MFS transporter: MKSTSDQPTNKVVTFVAVATALALIGDSMLYVVLPIYYKEAGLDSLWQVGVILSINRFVRLPLHPFIGYFYKKTSLRTGIIIALVLAVISTLGYGLASGFVLWILLRCIWGIAWSLLKIGGMSTAVFYSTAANRGRVIGLYNGIYRIGSLVGMLVGGIIVPFMGFSTTSIIFGFMSMIGIPLIWMAVSGNTHTTDIDNPTASINGSAFVRYLLNKRTLLIISSGFIIALLFQGVFASIISTALEFNYGENIMIFGWLFTVTALAGIIQALRWMWEPFLASKIGALTDGYKGRIPIYIGSLVIAAISFGLLALNMNVIIWIIVCIVVMLAATSLTTVSDAFASDSASSSSIISFITLYSIVLDLGSAAGPILAFSIISFTYGLQAVFIASSIILLILALFWVFALVHDRKEGTKIYNQRKEEAILK; the protein is encoded by the coding sequence ATGAAAAGTACATCTGACCAACCAACGAATAAAGTAGTTACTTTTGTTGCTGTTGCAACAGCATTAGCATTAATTGGTGATTCCATGCTCTATGTTGTTTTACCAATATATTATAAAGAAGCTGGATTAGACTCTTTATGGCAAGTTGGTGTGATTCTATCCATTAACCGGTTTGTTCGCCTTCCTCTTCATCCGTTTATTGGTTATTTTTATAAAAAAACATCATTGCGTACGGGAATTATCATTGCTTTAGTATTAGCTGTTATCTCTACTTTAGGGTATGGGCTTGCTAGTGGCTTTGTTCTTTGGATTCTTTTACGTTGTATTTGGGGAATTGCATGGTCTTTATTAAAAATTGGAGGTATGTCTACAGCTGTCTTCTATTCCACAGCTGCTAATAGAGGGAGAGTAATTGGGCTATATAACGGAATTTATCGAATCGGCAGCCTAGTAGGTATGCTTGTTGGTGGAATTATTGTTCCATTTATGGGCTTCTCCACTACTTCAATTATTTTTGGCTTTATGTCAATGATTGGAATACCACTTATTTGGATGGCAGTTTCCGGAAACACACATACAACAGATATAGATAATCCTACAGCCTCTATAAATGGTTCAGCATTTGTTCGTTATCTATTAAATAAGCGAACTTTATTAATTATTTCTAGTGGATTTATTATTGCTTTATTATTCCAAGGCGTATTTGCTTCTATAATAAGCACAGCATTAGAATTTAATTATGGAGAAAATATTATGATCTTTGGTTGGTTATTTACAGTAACAGCTTTAGCTGGAATTATTCAAGCTTTGCGTTGGATGTGGGAACCATTCCTTGCTAGTAAAATTGGGGCTTTGACAGATGGATATAAAGGACGAATTCCAATTTATATTGGTTCATTAGTTATAGCTGCCATTTCTTTTGGTTTGTTAGCTTTAAATATGAATGTCATCATCTGGATTATTGTTTGTATTGTTGTGATGTTGGCAGCAACATCCTTAACAACAGTAAGTGATGCATTTGCTTCTGATAGTGCAAGCTCATCGTCCATTATTTCATTTATTACACTTTATTCTATTGTTTTAGATCTGGGCTCCGCAGCTGGACCAATCTTAGCATTTTCAATTATTTCATTCACATATGGTCTACAAGCCGTGTTTATTGCTAGCTCCATTATTTTATTGATTCTTGCTTTATTTTGGGTATTTGCTTTGGTGCATGATCGAAAAGAAGGAACAAAAATATATAATCAGAGGAAAGAAGAAGCTATATTGAAATAA
- a CDS encoding flavin reductase family protein encodes MGKFATGITIVTLEDNHKILEMTVNAFMSVSLEPKLIAISIDESASVYEELQETDKFGISILSTEQQNISMYFAKQIEEVTINYEYRDGVPILQDALATIICRKLKQVTILSLLQK; translated from the coding sequence ATGGGAAAATTCGCAACAGGAATTACCATTGTAACGCTAGAAGATAATCATAAAATTTTGGAGATGACAGTAAATGCATTTATGTCCGTCTCTTTGGAACCAAAATTAATTGCAATTTCTATTGATGAAAGTGCAAGTGTGTATGAAGAATTACAGGAAACAGATAAATTTGGCATTAGTATATTAAGCACGGAGCAACAAAATATTTCGATGTACTTTGCGAAACAAATAGAAGAAGTTACGATCAATTATGAATATCGTGATGGAGTTCCTATATTACAAGATGCACTTGCTACCATCATTTGTCGTAAATTAAAGCAGGTGACCATCTTATCTTTATTGCAGAAGTGA